The following coding sequences lie in one Pseudomonas sp. B33.4 genomic window:
- the yajC gene encoding preprotein translocase subunit YajC — MSFFISNAMADAAAPAAAGPMGGGFEWIFLVGFLVIFYLMIWRPQAKRAKEQKNLLSSLQKGDEVVTTGGIAGKITKVADDFVVLEVSDTVEMKFQKGAIAATLPKGTLKAI, encoded by the coding sequence ATGAGCTTTTTTATCTCTAACGCCATGGCTGACGCGGCTGCACCGGCTGCTGCCGGCCCAATGGGCGGCGGTTTCGAGTGGATTTTCCTGGTCGGCTTCCTGGTCATTTTCTACCTGATGATCTGGCGTCCACAGGCCAAGCGCGCCAAAGAGCAGAAGAACCTGCTGAGCAGCCTGCAGAAGGGCGACGAAGTGGTCACCACCGGCGGCATCGCTGGCAAGATCACCAAAGTAGCCGATGACTTCGTGGTTCTGGAAGTTTCCGACACCGTGGAAATGAAGTTCCAGAAAGGCGCCATCGCCGCCACGCTGCCAAAAGGCACGCTGAAAGCGATCTGA
- the tgt gene encoding tRNA guanosine(34) transglycosylase Tgt, with product MSFELLATDGKARRGRLTFPRGTVETPAFMPVGTYGTVKGMLPRDIVATGAEIILGNTFHLWLRPGTQVIKEHGDLHDFMQWKGPILTDSGGFQVFSLGAMRKIKEEGVTFASPVDGAKVFMGPEESMQVQRDLGSDIVMIFDECTPYPADEDVARVSMELSLRWAQRSKNAHGENTAALFGIVQGGMHQDLRMRSLEGLDKIGFDGLAIGGLSVGEPKHEMIKVLDYLPGMMPADKPRYLMGVGKPEDLVEGVRRGVDMFDCVMPTRNARNGHLFIDTGVLKIRNAFHRHDESPLDPTCDCYTCQNFSRAYLHHLDKCGEMLGSMLNTIHNLRHYQVLMAGLREAIQQGTLAAFVDAFYAKRGLPVPPLD from the coding sequence ATGTCCTTTGAACTTCTGGCCACCGATGGCAAGGCCCGTCGTGGTCGTCTGACCTTCCCGCGTGGCACCGTCGAGACCCCGGCGTTCATGCCGGTGGGCACTTACGGCACGGTCAAGGGCATGTTGCCGCGTGACATCGTTGCCACCGGCGCAGAAATCATTCTGGGCAACACCTTCCACCTGTGGCTGCGTCCTGGCACCCAAGTGATCAAGGAACACGGCGACCTGCACGATTTCATGCAGTGGAAAGGCCCGATCCTCACTGACTCCGGTGGCTTCCAGGTGTTCAGCCTCGGCGCGATGCGTAAGATCAAGGAGGAGGGCGTGACCTTCGCCTCCCCGGTCGACGGCGCCAAAGTGTTCATGGGTCCGGAAGAATCGATGCAGGTGCAGCGCGATCTCGGCTCCGACATCGTGATGATTTTCGACGAATGCACGCCGTACCCGGCTGACGAAGACGTTGCGCGCGTTTCGATGGAATTGTCGCTGCGCTGGGCCCAGCGCTCTAAAAATGCCCACGGTGAAAACACCGCGGCGCTGTTCGGCATCGTTCAGGGTGGCATGCACCAGGATCTGCGCATGCGCTCGCTCGAAGGCCTCGACAAGATCGGCTTTGATGGCCTGGCCATTGGCGGTCTGTCGGTGGGCGAGCCGAAGCACGAAATGATCAAAGTGCTGGATTATCTGCCGGGTATGATGCCGGCTGACAAACCTCGTTACCTTATGGGCGTTGGCAAACCGGAAGATCTGGTTGAGGGTGTGCGCCGCGGTGTGGACATGTTCGATTGCGTGATGCCAACCCGTAATGCCCGCAATGGGCATCTGTTCATTGATACAGGCGTGCTGAAGATCCGTAACGCGTTCCATCGCCATGATGAATCGCCGCTGGATCCGACCTGCGATTGCTATACCTGCCAGAACTTCTCCCGCGCTTATCTGCATCACCTGGACAAGTGCGGCGAAATGCTGGGAAGCATGCTCAATACCATCCATAACTTGCGCCATTATCAGGTGCTGATGGCTGGTTTGCGCGAGGCTATTCAACAGGGTACATTGGCCGCCTTTGTCGATGCCTTCTACGCCAAACGCGGGCTCCCCGTTCCGCCTTTGGACTGA